The following are from one region of the Saccharomyces kudriavzevii IFO 1802 strain IFO1802 genome assembly, chromosome: 12 genome:
- the PDP3 gene encoding Pdp3p (similar to Saccharomyces cerevisiae YLR455W; ancestral locus Anc_7.528) — protein sequence MTKDIRTGDLVLCKVGSFPPWPAVVFPQRLLRDDVYRKRKSNCVAVCFFNDPTYYWEQPSRLKRLDRDTIHTFISEHSKNANQRELINAYKEANNFGDFNVFLQGKFEEEKRLKELKAFEKSEGSKIVAGEDPFIGRTKVVNKRKKASISFNDDLKGKEEKQQSNEGSNSNIKPSKKKRPMDNMEVKLNTNIKKKVKLDYSRKIEISLLFRRRIQRNLIQRETPPTEADVKETYELLNRIYENSDTKRPFFDVNALRESKLHKLLKAIVNDAHLEEFHPLCKEILLSWAEIITELKKEKLQVLPTP from the coding sequence ATGACAAAGGATATCAGAACGGGCGATTTAGTGTTATGCAAAGTTGGCTCGTTTCCTCCTTGGCCGGCTGTAGTATTTCCACAACGACTGCTCCGAGACGATGTATataggaaaagaaagtctAATTGCGTTGctgtttgttttttcaacgaCCCGACTTATTATTGGGAACAACCAAGCAGATTAAAGCGGCTGGATCGAGATACTATTCATACTTTTATATCAGAGCACAGTAAGAATGCAAACCAAAGAGAACTGATTAATGCTTACAAGGAAGCAAATAACTTCGGTGATTTCAACGTATTTTTGCAgggaaaatttgaagaagaaaagagatTAAAGGAGTTGAAAGCGTTTGAGAAGAGTGAGGGCTCTAAGATTGTTGCCGGGGAGGACCCCTTTATAGGTCGAACAAAAGTGGtgaataaaagaaaaaaggccTCCATATCTTTCAATGATGATTTAAAAGGCAAGGAAGAGAAGCAGCAGTCAAACGAGGGAAGCAATTCGAACATCAAGCCatccaaaaagaagagaccTATGGATAATATGGAAGTCAAATTAAACACCAacatcaagaagaaagttaAATTAGATTATTCCAGAAAGATAGAAATCTCACTATTATTTCGACGCAGGATTCAAAGAAACCTAATTCAGAGAGAAACACCTCCAACTGAAGCCGATGTTAAGGAAACTTATGAATTGCTAAATAGAATTTATGAAAACTCAGATACCAAGAGACCCTTCTTTGATGTAAATGCTTTGCGCGAAAGTAAATTACACAAACTACTGAAGGCGATTGTTAATGATGCTCATTTAGAGGAATTTCACCCTCTttgtaaagaaattttattgTCCTGGGCTGAAATAATCACagagttgaaaaaagaaaagttgcAGGTATTGCCAACTCCTTGA